Genomic DNA from Vanrija pseudolonga chromosome 3, complete sequence:
gctcgctcTTGAGCTTGGTCACATGCGCCTTGTACGCCTCGGACAGCATCTGCTCCGCCTCCTTCGTGCCGAGCAGGTTGACGGCATGCACCGCGCCGTACGTCTTGATGAGGTCGTCAAAGTGCTGGTCGAACGGCCTCTGCGTCGCCTCGAACGGTCGCGTAATCTCCACCTTTTGCTGGAGTGTCTGCAAGCCAGCGGTCGGCTGCTGCCAGAACATGGGCACGCTCCCGCGCACCTGGACATACGACACGGTGATCCCGCTGACGGTCATGAGCGTCTCGGTCTCGACAAAGTTGGCgacgttgccgtcgtcgtcgatacCGCGCGTCCTAAAACGTGCGCCGGCACGCTTACAGCTCAAGCGCGAGATCAACGCCAGCGTGCCCatgtcgtcgcgcgacgagccgatCGGGAACGGGCGGCTGTCCACAAACCCCTGTATGACCGGCACCAGCAGTGCGTGGGCATCAAGCACGGCCTTGGCGTTGGGCGGCAGCCCAGCGCGAAAGTTCAAAAACGGCTTCAACAGCCGCGCGTTCCACACGAACCGCTCGTCAaagtcctcgagcgcgccctgctccgtcgcgccgacgccctcgccgccgtcggcgtcgccgcccgcgccccacGCGCCAGAGCCAAGAGAGGACGAAATGTCCCACgacacgccctcggcgtggaaGAAGGCGCCCGAGCAGAGATACTTCTTCATCCCGTCGGTGGGGTTCGCGAtgcccgcctgcgccgcctggctcatcgtcggcgtgtTGCTCCCCGCGCGCGTGTAGCTGTCGCCTAttgggtcgtcgtcgtcgtctgcgccgccgctcgcgccgagcaTGTCGGGCGTGTCCCAGAAATTGGAAGAGAGCGAGTAgaactcgacggcgaggacgcgcgccgggcgcagcgaggagccagggaggaggggggagagcggcgagctgcccgCAAGGAGGATGAGGAACGTCTCGGGGATGGGCGAGCGTTCTGCCGGCGTCAGTTAAAGCTagtgggggggggggggggggctcACCGCCAGCCGGGACAGAGGtcacgccgagcacgccctcgacggtCCCCCGCCCGATGGAGATCAGGCCCGTCGTGTCCACCTCGTTGAGGGGGAGAAACTCTGCAACGACGACATTACGCGACGCCTTGGTCTCGCTCGTGCCCGGTTGCCGGAAGACGAGCGCGTGCGACTCGGAGATGAGGAAGAATGCGCGCGGGCTCGGCCGGAGATAGAGCCGCGCTGGCATTGTGCGATGGGGGTTGGGTGTTTGTCGGTGGCCAGGATTGAAAGAGTGTGAGACGCGGTAGAGACAGACGCGGCAGTCGTGGGTGGTTTAACTTGTGAGCGGTCACAAACGCCcacgacaccgccgccgccatcaccgggcacacacgcacacaacCACGCAGCGCGGGGCTCCACCAAAATACGACGCACACGCTCGTGTGGCCTTTTTCTGCGGCGCCACCAACATCATCGACTACGCATCGgccctctcgccctcgcgcctgCCCCTCGCCACTCGTCATGTTTAATGCTAGCATATGATTTGTACAGTTGCACATAATTACTCTGAAATGATCCCCTCGCACCGTTTCCAGACCATTGTCGGAGCTACACTGTCGCACATCTAATATGAGACCCattcctcccctccccccttctAACAAATCCTCCACCAAATTCAAAGGCGCTGCTTGATGGCGCGGCTGATCTGGCGAGCGTAGAGCAGACAGAAGCCCGTCGCGATGGGGACCGCAGTGACCAGGAGCCAGAAGCCAACAAAGAGCAAGACCGGGAGCCAGAAGAGGTAAAGCATGCGGTCGTCtggggtggtgtcagcggaTGGTCTCGAGACTCCATCGGTGTACTTACGCTTAACCTGCTTGGGCTTGGTAACCTGGCCGAGCTcacgcgagcgcgaggaaggcgagctTCCGGCATTCgagtgacggcggcgcgcctgccTCTTGCTCGAGGCACGGGGCGAGCTGTCCATAGGTCCAGCCGTGGCACCAGACTGCACCACAGCGTTCAACGCCGCGGCAGCCATGGCCTGGGTGAACAGCTTGACCTCCTCGGGGCTCGTCATCTTCTGCAGCGTGTcccacgacggcgcggggaaCGCCACCCAGCCGTGAGAGCCCGACGACGTCTTCTCGCCGGCGCTCCACAAGGTCGGAAGACCCTTGGGCAAACTCTGCCAGACAGTGTCCTGGATCGGGTGAGAGATGTTGGACAAGGTGCGCGACATCCAAGACGCCGAGTCGGGAGGCGCGTACGGAGGCGGGTCGTCGCGAGGGacgggcgagagcgagccagggaggggaggagtGGCAACGAGCGAcgcacgacggccgcgcttcgggctcgtcgactgCGAGTGGCCAGGAGGTGACACGCGCTGCTTGCCCCGGGAGCGACGgctggggcgacggcgcagaATACGGGACGCCTTCGACACGCTATCGTGGTCCGAGTCTGAGCTcgggttgtcgtcgtcgatctcgCTGCCAGTCTCCAGGGACACAGACGACTCGGCATCGTTGGCAGTGTCGACCTTGGTGGACCAGACGGCCGAAAGCAGCAAGGCCTCCACCTCGGAATGCTCGTCGCTCTTGGCCAGGTCGAGGGGCATCTCACCAAAGACGGTCGGCAGATCGTATGACGCACCGGCTTCGAGGAGAATCCGCGCGCAGATGGTCTGGCTGCACAGGGCGGCATGGGCGAGGGGCGTAAAGCCATTGACGTCCTGAACGTTCAGGTGCGCGCCCACAGCGATGAGACGACGCAACAGGCGGTGGAAGCCCATGACGGTGGCAAGATGCAGTAGAGTCTGCTGCGACTTGTTGACGTCGTTGACCGCACCCGAACGACGGAGGGAGCccggcgcgtcctcgtccatggAATTGATGACGTCGATCAGAGTAGTCTGAaggtcgtcttcctcgacgtTCTCGGCCGGTGGGGCGACATCAAGCATATTCGAGCCAGGACGCATGTCGGCGTCAAACGGGGACTGGATGCCTGCCGGGCTCATGCTCGAGCGGTCACTAAAGTCGCTGTTGTTCTGAGACCGGGTAATGTGGTCGACGAGACGCATCGCCGGATCGCTGTTCTGGTGAAGCTGGCGAACTTGAAGCATGAGACGCATCATCTCCTTGTCGGTGCCCGTGTACTTGAACATCATTGTCGGAACAGTCGGGTCCTTCATGTGACCCTGGACAGTCACCTCGACATCACCCGGCGAAGGCGCAGGGGGAAGAGTGCACTGCAGGAACGAGTCGGACACGAAAGCGGTAACAGCTGGGCGACCACCAAAGACAATGACCGTCTCTGGTGTGAAGAGACGGCCTGCAATAGCAAtgggcgcgccgcccgccatgtcgccctcgccaggAATGACGTGCGAGACGACAGGCACTGGCTgtgggggcgggcgaggctGCGTCTGgtgctgggcgaggagggcgagaagggcgcgtgtgtgcgcatcggcatcggcatTGGGCGAGATCTGAGGCAAGCCGTTGGACTGCCCAAACGGCGACTGGTTCAAGCCGAGGTCGATACCTCCCATGGGAACTGAGGGCGAGAGGTTGAGGTGCTGCATGGGGCTGATTGCTGCGTTGCTTTCGCCGCCAGAATAGTCGATCATGTCGTCAAGCGTGTTGTCGGGAGGCAAGCCGCTGTCGCTAAACAGGCTGCCGGCTTGGAACGCAGAGAATTGGGAAGCATCGTCGCGGAAGCTGGATGCCACAGACGCAGCTTGGCTCGAGGTGCTTGTGCCGAAAAGCATATTCTCAAGCTGCGAAGCAACGTCGTTGGTCATGTCGACATCCTGCGAGCCGTTCTGGTTACCCGAAGCCGACCGGTTAACGTTATTGCCGTTGTTGAAGAGGTTGAGCGTGGACAGGTCAAGGCCACCTGGCGGCGACAGACTCATGGCGCCATTGGTGAACATGTCGCTCGAGAAGCTGCCGCTGAGGTTGTTCTGGTGGAGGCCATTGACGAGACCGTTCTGCAGGCCATTCGCTTGGTTACCGCCATTCAGGCCGTTGAGGCTGGAGCCACCCAGGCCGTTCTGACCGAGGCCACCAAACTGCTGCGCTGGGCTCGGTGCGACAGAAGACTGGTTGGACAGTGAGCCGCCCAGGCCGTTGTTCGCCAGAGCCGCCATGGACGCAAAGTTGGGTCGGCGAAGGGCGTCGGGGCTAACCGTTGTCTGCGCGAGCGCATCCGGCGTCCAGTTGGTAATGTCTGCCTGGGAGGTgtacgacgaggtcgactgCTGTCGAGAGAGACGTGGCCGCTGGTTCTGCTCCTGGAGGAAGTCGAAGGGGAGGCTCGTGGGTTGGACGGCGGGCGATTGTGATGGTGGACGCTCGTAGGGTTTGCCCTGCCGCACCTGCGGCGTTTGCTtctggacgacggcgcccaCCTCGGACGTGACACTCATCTCGCTTTCAGAGGGAGTGGGTGATTGGCGTTGAGATGAAGCCGTGCTCATACGACCCTTGCGGACGCGGGGAGGTGCTTGGACGGACGGGGTAGCCGATGTCATGCGCTCGACCCCTCCCCTGGGCTTGGACTTGGCGTCCGTCTTGTGATCATCCGTGATCTTGATGGGGTGCGTCATTGCGCTTGCAATAATGTTACCTTCCAAGGTTCTCAAGGTGAACTTAATGTGGAAGCCGTTCTTCTCGCCATGACACTTGCAGTAGCAGATGACACGGAATGGAAGCCAGAAGCAGCTGCCCTCCTTGACTGCGACTTCGGGTGGCGAATTGAACAAGACAATCTCATGGCGCCAATCGGGGACTGTCGGATCCCAAGGAGGCTCCTCGACAACCTGGCTCACTCGATGAGGGTCGTACTGGTGAGCATTCTCGCCCGTGATGTAGTCCTCGGACGGTGGTTGGAGGGACGGACGGGGCACGGGGCTCGCCGACGTGTCAGAGTCGGAAGCGACCTGCTTCTTCCTCGCTGCGTCCTTGTTTTGTCGCCTTCGCTCCTCACGATTGCGACAGCGCTTGCACGCATACACTCTCTTTGGGTTTTCAGTGCTCGTGTACACTGCCGTTTCGACGTAGGCCACCTGGTGGGCAGGGATCTGGCCGGCCTGCAGCTGCTTCTTGGAGCTCGTCTTTGTGGTCGTGCCGGCCTGGAGACGGAGTCCGCGAAAGGTGGCCAATCGCTCaaagacggcgaggacgttgcCAGTCGCGTCTTGAGGCAGCAATGGCTTTATTGATGCGGGCACTGGAGGCTGTGATGGTGATCTGGGGACCATGCGGAGAATGTCGATGATAACTCGAATGGCTgtctcgacgcgctgcttgTGAATGTGTTGAGGATCTCCTTGCAACAGCAACGTGTTATTGCTACTGGTGATGTTAGCAAGACAAAATTCTGCACCGCGCACAGCCTTACTTTGGGAACGCCGAAGCAATCTCCTCGAGTGGAGGCGagacgagagcgaggccaTCGACCTCGTACATGCGCTTTGGTGGTTCGGTGCGCGATCCTCCCTGCCCAGAACCAGTGACGCTGGGAGCTGCCGATGTGGaagggcgcgccgaggcttGCGCCTGGGTCTGCGCGAAGAGCGACGTCGCCTGCTTTACATCGATCTTGGGCTTGGCTTCattattgttgttgttgttgttgttgttgttggtcgTGGAGAAGAAGTCTGAGCTTGCGAGTTGGGAGAATGGCGCACTGGGAAACCAGTGTGTCAGCAGGTAGTTCATGGGTGTGATGTCGAAACAACGGCAACGTCAAGGGCAAGATTCAAGACTCACGCTCCGGTAAGGTTGTTGAGGATGGCCTGCATGCCCTGCATGAGGTGGCCCGAGCTCGCAGGAAAGGCAGCGGGGACCGACGACTTTGCAGGTGCGGTACTGTCGCCGCCAGCGTTTTCGGGTGACGAAGGTATGGTTGAGCGGGTAGAAAACGGTGACGATGTGGAAGACGAGTCCATGTCCTGCCCCGAAGAGAGCGAGATGcgtggggaggggagggtaGTCGACTGCAGGTGGCGAGAGGGGGGGCTAGAGCTCGGTGATGCAAGGTGCGTGCGGATTGTATGTGGAGGTTGTGTGGGTTATGCAATGGGAGGTTGTTGCtggctgctgttgctgttgctggtgctgctaGTTGATGGGAATGAGAATCGGCAAGACCGACCAGTCGAGTTTGCACGTCCGCGCTATGCACACGCCCCTCCTTCTCTTTCTCGGGCCGCTCGGCCAGGCCGTGTTCGAAAACGGGATGCCGTGAGGTGTAGCGAAGGAGGCCCAAGAGCCGATCAAGTGGATGAGAGAGTGGGAGTGGAAGGGAGTGGAAGAGGTGTAGCGGTGGGAGGtagttggtggtggtggtcgttgctgctggctgctgaAGCTCTGCCCACGCAGCCTGAGGTGTGAAGGGTAAGGTGGGTGACAAAGGGTCCACGCTGGCTgactggctgggcgggcggcgaaCCAACAGAGGTCGTGGCGTTTGAGTCCGCTGCTGGCTCTGAAtgaggcgtcgtcgtgggtaCGCGTAGTGGGCGTGTGCGCTGGCTGCTACGTCGCCACTGCTCGAGATCGGGGCTGGTTGTCGAATTGTCGATGCAAAGTGTTGTAGGGAGCAGATGGTTAAAATGAGAAGTGCTTGTGTGTATAAGCGGAAGTGTGTGAGgggcagaggaggaggcggtgggATTGCGAGAGAGATGGAGGAAAAGGACGACTGTATGGTATGCGTGCTATCTCGGTGTGTGCGTGCAGCGGCGAGACCCAAgtagtgctgctgctgctgctgctgctgctgtaaCACACACACTTTCTCGGCGGTACCTTGATTTCCTCTCTTACCGGACCTGCTtttgccgctgccgccgccaccgttgCCTGCCAAAGAAAGGtctgccgtcgccgtcgtcgtcaaacaTGAgccgtgagcgtgagcgttTGGGCCTGCCAggcgtcgtgcgtgcgtgcgtgcatcGTGCATTCTGCTACTGCCCTGCAAAAGAGTTTTTGCTCACGTCTCAGTTGCAAGGTGGGCAGGCTTGGGCATAATGTCCGAGGGGCCCAAAGGACAgggaagggggggagggCACACGGCATGAGGGCGGAGGCGGCAGagggaggaaggaaggaaggaagggggCTCACCACGGCCGGCCGCGGGGAAGCAAGGCagagcggcagcagcggcggcaccagGTGGGTGAAAAAGgggccagccaggcagccaggccagGCAGAGAGGTTGCAGGGGCGGAAAGGCCCAAGACGAATTGGCACGGCGCGGCAAGGCTTGTCGGGGGACCGCATAGAATGCTGCAGCCTGGGTAcctgggtgctgctgcggcaaATGGCGCTTATGGTCTTTGGCCTGACCCGGAACAGCGACAAGGCTAGGAACCTGGCTTTTTCGATTTTCGGAAACACCCTGAACACGACATTGGCAGACCGAGGACATGAGCGCGATGGATGGATGGCAGCAAAACGACAGAGTGAGTGAGACATGAGACGTAGCTGCACGTTGGCTACTGGGAGAGCGCAACCTCGAcatggcagcagcaggaacAAGTAGTCAACATAAAGCCGCCGAAGCCACAACATGGCCCCCGGGGCACCAGTTGACCGGCCAAATGCGTGTGACAACTCCCCCGTCGTCCCCCGGGGGGGCCAAGtgacgaggatgatggcAGGATGAAGGCCTGGGAACTGGCAAGGGGTCGACAAGCATTTGCAGGCAATCGTGGTTGTGCCTCTGTCGCCTCATTGGCggaggggaggcggagccgggtggaggggtgggtggtggcatactTCTGGATCGCACAGCGATCctaggggtgggtgggcgggcacaGTATCACTCGCGTAGcagggcgggtgggtgggccacCTTCCATACAAGCTGGTAGCCAGGGCCGCGGCTCTCGTCTGCCAGCGTTGGACCAAATAGGCAGGAATGTATTACGCGGCGGGGTCAATTAAGCGTCAGTCGCCAGAGCGGCGCGCCAAGGCTGAAGCTGCTGCAATGCATAGGCGACAACCAGGGTAATGTGTCGTATTCATCACGAAtcaacgtcgtcgcgctggcaCTGGCGCTTCGGTGGGCTGCTACACACCGACctcaacgccgaggcgcgaggcTGAATGGCGCCACACGGCACGCACCGGTGACTCGCGCTACTGCTGCTACAAAGGCAAAGGCGTACATACGCGTTGGcctcacctcgcctcgccagccAGTCGCGCCTGTCGCGTCAGTCAGCCTGCACGTGTGTCGTAGTCCCTCTAGGAAGGTTGTCGCAGTAGAGGGTTATTTTGGCCAGATCGGGTCTCGGCCAGATGGGTAGGCGCGCGCCAGTGCGCCAGTGTGTCTCTCCGAGTCGGACCACCTGTGCACCTgccgagcagcaccagcagcgatAACGCCCACGCTAGCGCTAGCGGCCTGCATATTCTCGGCGCAAggcctcccccgcccccgcgccaccTCGGAGCCGCCGACAGTGCCTATGGAGCCGCCCTTTCTCGGCGCCACACTACCACACCACCGTCGTTGCTCCGCCTCTCAACGCCgaggcaccggcggcgccaagcaCGCGATATGACTCACTACTCGCTCACCGGCCCTCACGCCGAGGTTGCTCGTTCCGCTCAATGCCCGTCAAGCAAGGAAGGCCCcccgtgcccgtcgtcgccaagtcGCCGTGTCCCCTCGGCCCTTGAACAATCACGACACGTGCCTTGAGTGTGTGCTCCGCCGtgcccgctgcgccggcgggggccgacggcgagacggccTCCGCGCTGTCAGCGACGGCAACGATGCAGCGGCCACCTTGGTCCTTCCCACGTGTGCGCAGCGACCGCATCTCCAGCATCCTGCCAAGCGGATCCGTTccggctcgcggcggcgccacaccCCCCCGAGGCGCATTACTGCGAGACAAGGAAGGCTTGCGGCgtgcggctggctggcttgtgCACTCACCTGGCTTCACGTGCTGCACAGGCTCGACTGACTTGCGGCAGCGTGACTACCGCGTATGCTACGTCTGCGCGAGCCGCGGCTCACTGACAAGTTATGTACGACAACAAGCAACCGATTGCCGCCTGTAGGCGTTTCAGACCGACATCAGCGGCGCACTCGCGTGCCAGCCAGTGAGCCAGTTCTCGACTGGCCAGCTGGCCAACTCGATTCCCACCGCGGCCGTGGAACGCctctcgctgctgcttgcgctGTAGCGTCCAGTCTGGAACGGCGCTACGCAACACCACGAGGACAACATGAAGCGCCGCAGACGAACTCTGATTGCCCTAAGGTACTGCCTGGTTTCTCACGCACCCCTGCGCCTCCCTCTGTGCATACCAAGCCATGCCTCCGCCATGTgcaccgccacggccgccgccgcgctccctGTTTCATCATGCCCAGTCTGTCAGTCTGTGCCTTATCGGCGGGCGCGTGGGCGCGCGGGCAGCTGAGGGTTAGGTTACGCGGGGACGTCCGTCGGGTGCGCCGTGTCGGCATGGCATGCTTTGCATTTCTCTAGACAGCGGCGCCTGTacgcgcccgccggcgggcatggtggctggctgcctgTTGCTTGCCCAAGCCAGCCATGCCTGACCAACGTCcgtggccttggcctcgcgtCATATCTGCTGCCGGTTAGGTGACAAGTAGACACCGAGATGAGGTAACAACCCCTATACACTGGCGACACCACCATGACACCAGCGTGCGTACGACAGAcagccgcctgccgcccaccccacctACTATGCCACACCTGGGACAGCCGTTTCACCAGTGTACGAGTAGCTTGCGTCAGCGCCGTACTACCACAACGATGACCTACTTGAACGTCTGCTGCGACAGGTTGTACGTTGTCTTGCGCCTCAGAGGGTCGGGCTCGACCGTGGGCCCTCCGGGACGATGTACGCGGAGGTCGAGGGTCAGGTCGTACGAGCGTGAGTCGTTGACCTTGAACCGGATCGTGCCAACTACTCTTTCGCCGCGGTTTACCGCGAGCGGTTCGGGAAGGAGAAGGCGGGATTGTCTGGAGGTGTCAGCTGGGGTACGGTCTTCCGCCAAGGCAGCTCACTGCCAGTGCGTCCGTGTCGCTGTAAGCGTCAGTACCCATCCGTCGCACCGCACGCACCATTCGGGCCAGTCGACAGCGTCACCTTGAGTCCCttgcgcggcggctcgggtgtCGGCCCGGGGTTGAGGGGCGGGTCGGCAGAGAGCCACGGCCACGCCGTGTTGGAGACGGAAAAGTTCCACGCCTCGGCTtcgacgaggtcctcctccgtgtcctcggcctgctgctcgttggcggcgggctcAAAGTCGAGGTCGAACCACGACGCGAGGCCGTGCATGATGGCCGTGCGCGTGGCGACAAAGTCAATGTCGACGGTAaagtcgagcaggtcgttgATTGCGCACCGATAAAAGTCAAACGTtgtcggcgggcacggcgcggccatCAGCGTCGTGGGCGGGAAGATGCCCACCACGGGCTGCGAGAAGGCCTCGTTGCGCGCCTCGGTGTACAGCGCCGAGAAGTCGGTGCCGAACAGCGTCTGGTTGAAGAATTGCGCCTGCCGTCAGTGTGCGGCCGTGTGGCGCCATACCCACCTTCTGTTCCGTCTCATTGTACAGCCCCTCGTCGGAAAAGGGGCAGAAGAAGATGTGTCCTTTACCGGGGAGGATCGTGCCCCCGGGCTTGAGGAACAGGTCGCGGGCGAGTAAGAACGACTCGACCATGCGCTCGTGGAGCAGCATGACGCCGATAGGCTCAGACACGATCGTGTCAACCTTGCCTGTGGACAACACGTCCGCCTGcaccttcttgtcctcgaccATGCCGCGCACGATGCGGATCTTGTCCCGGAGGTGGGGGTTGGCTTCGCCGCGGTTCGCCTGGTCGACAATctgggcgggcgtgagcgccATCCGTGAGCAACACACACAATCTGGATCTTGTCCGCCATCGAGGACGCCTCGAGCGCAAtgacctgcgccgcgcccgcctgcgccgacATGTACGACAGGATGCCCGAGCCTGTGGTCGTCGGTCAGTCGGCTTGCtcgggcagcggcagcagccagcagcacacCCACCCGCGCCGAGATCCAGCACCGTCTTGTCCTTgatcgcgacggcggcgttgcCGAGCACGGCCTTGCGGTACGTCGCGGTACGGCTCACATCCCCGATCATGTTCGCCCTGCGGTCCGTCAGTCAGTCTGCGGCCGGGCAGCGACCCGACGCACTGATTTTGCAGCGAGG
This window encodes:
- the Art4_1 gene encoding Histone-arginine methyltransferase CARMER; this encodes MAPTDQQDAPDGDKDKKKGSMDNDYYFHFYASLQNQANMIGDVSRTATYRKAVLGNAAVAIKDKTVLDLGAGSGILSYMSAQAGAAQVIALEASSMADKIQIIVDQANRGEANPHLRDKIRIVRGMVEDKKVQADVLSTGKVDTIVSEPIGVMLLHERMVESFLLARDLFLKPGGTILPGKGHIFFCPFSDEGLYNETEQKAQFFNQTLFGTDFSALYTEARNEAFSQPVVGIFPPTTLMAAPCPPTTFDFYRCAINDLLDFTVDIDFVATRTAIMHGLASWFDLDFEPAANEQQAEDTEEDLVEAEAWNFSVSNTAWPWLSADPPLNPGPTPEPPRKGLKVTLSTGPNATRTHWQQSRLLLPEPLAVNRGERVVGTIRFKVNDSRSYDLTLDLRVHRPGGPTVEPDPLRRKTTYNLSQQTFNYSYTGETAVPGVA
- the SPAC26H5.05 gene encoding Ankyrin and IPT/TIG repeat-containing protein, which produces MDSSSTSSPFSTRSTIPSSPENAGGDSTAPAKSSVPAAFPASSGHLMQGMQAILNNLTGAAPFSQLASSDFFSTTNNNNNNNNNNEAKPKIDVKQATSLFAQTQAQASARPSTSAAPSVTGSGQGGSRTEPPKRMYEVDGLALVSPPLEEIASAFPNSNNTLLLQGDPQHIHKQRVETAIRVIIDILRMVPRSPSQPPVPASIKPLLPQDATGNVLAVFERLATFRGLRLQAGTTTKTSSKKQLQAGQIPAHQVAYVETAVYTSTENPKRVYACKRCRNREERRRQNKDAARKKQVASDSDTSASPVPRPSLQPPSEDYITGENAHQYDPHRVSQVVEEPPWDPTVPDWRHEIVLFNSPPEVAVKEGSCFWLPFRVICYCKCHGEKNGFHIKFTLRTLEGNIIASAMTHPIKITDDHKTDAKSKPRGGVERMTSATPSVQAPPRVRKGRMSTASSQRQSPTPSESEMSVTSEVGAVVQKQTPQVRQGKPYERPPSQSPAVQPTSLPFDFLQEQNQRPRLSRQQSTSSYTSQADITNWTPDALAQTTVSPDALRRPNFASMAALANNGLGGSLSNQSSVAPSPAQQFGGLGQNGLGGSSLNGLNGGNQANGLQNGLVNGLHQNNLSGSFSSDMFTNGAMSLSPPGGLDLSTLNLFNNGNNVNRSASGNQNGSQDVDMTNDVASQLENMLFGTSTSSQAASVASSFRDDASQFSAFQAGSLFSDSGLPPDNTLDDMIDYSGGESNAAISPMQHLNLSPSVPMGGIDLGLNQSPFGQSNGLPQISPNADADAHTRALLALLAQHQTQPRPPPQPVPVVSHVIPGEGDMAGGAPIAIAGRLFTPETVIVFGGRPAVTAFVSDSFLQCTLPPAPSPGDVEVTVQGHMKDPTVPTMMFKYTGTDKEMMRLMLQVRQLHQNSDPAMRLVDHITRSQNNSDFSDRSSMSPAGIQSPFDADMRPGSNMLDVAPPAENVEEDDLQTTLIDVINSMDEDAPGSLRRSGAVNDVNKSQQTLLHLATVMGFHRLLRRLIAVGAHLNVQDVNGFTPLAHAALCSQTICARILLEAGASYDLPTVFGEMPLDLAKSDEHSEVEALLLSAVWSTKVDTANDAESSVSLETGSEIDDDNPSSDSDHDSVSKASRILRRRPSRRSRGKQRVSPPGHSQSTSPKRGRRASLVATPPLPGSLSPVPRDDPPPYAPPDSASWMSRTLSNISHPIQDTVWQSLPKGLPTLWSAGEKTSSGSHGWVAFPAPSWDTLQKMTSPEEVKLFTQAMAAAALNAVVQSGATAGPMDSSPRASSKRQARRRHSNAGSSPSSRSRELGQVTKPKQVKHDRMLYLFWLPVLLFVGFWLLVTAVPIATGFCLLYARQISRAIKQRL
- the Art4_1 gene encoding Histone-arginine methyltransferase CARMER: MAPTDQQDAPDGDKDKKKGSMDNDYYFHFYASLQNQANMIGDVSRTATYRKAVLGNAAVAIKDKTVLDLGAGSGILSYMSAQAGAAQVIALEASSMADKIQIIVDQANRGEANPHLRDKIRIVRGMVEDKKVQADVLSTGKVDTIVSEPIGVMLLHERMVESFLLARDLFLKPGGTILPGKGHIFFCPFSDEGLYNETEQKAQFFNQTLFGTDFSALYTEARNEAFSQPVVGIFPPTTLMAAPCPPTTFDFYRCAINDLLDFTVDIDFVATRTAIMHGLASWFDLDFEPAANEQQAEDTEEDLVEAEAWNFSVSNTAWPWLSADPPLNPGPTPEPPRKGLKVTLSTGPNATRTHWQQSRLLLPEPLAVNRGERVVGTIRFKVNDSRSYDLTLDLRVHRPGGPTVEPDPLRRKTTYNLSQQTFNYSYTGETAVPGVA